The genomic stretch ATAACCGGGTTTTTGAAGAAACTGCCTGCGTTTCCATTTACTTTTGGATCGGGAAGTTTGGTCATCCGCATATGGCAAACGGAATCAAAAACGTCACGGGCGGTTACGGTAGCCGGATCGAGACGCGTTAAATCCCCGTAGGTCAACACCGGCTGCCAGTTCTTCGACAGGCGCAGACCCACGGCGACAATCACGTAGCGATCCTGATATTCATGCTTGAAGATACTGTCACGATAGCCAAACCGGCACTGTTCCGCCGTTAAACGCTTTGCCGTTCCGGTCGCCAGTTCGATGCAGTCGACATATTCGCAGACATGTTTCAGTTCGAGGCCGTAGGCACCGATGTTTTGAATAGGTGACGATCCGGCGCAGCCTGGAATAAGCGCAAGGTTTTCCAGGCCCGGCATCCCTTTTTCGAGGGTAAATTGCACCAGCTGATGCCAGTTTTCTCCGGCACCCACGTGCAGGTGCCAGCTATCGGCACGCTCTTCCACATCAATTCCCATGATGCGGTTAACGATCACCGTTCCCGCAAAATCATCGAGAAACAGGACATTACTTCCTTCGCCCAGAATCAGTACGGGTTCGTTATTTTCAGTTGCGCTTTGCCATGCATCCAGCAGTTGCTGTGCAGTATCGGCACGTACAATTTGATTGGCATTGCGTTGAATGCCAAAGGTATTCCAGGGCTTAAGGGAGTGGTTCATAGACGCTATCCTGATGCAAAAACGCAGGTAGTTTACCGTATAAGCAGGGCGTTGGGGGATTAGTTTGTGCAGCGTATAAACGCAAAAAGGCCATCCTTTCGGATGGCCTCTTCACTTAATTGATGCCTGGCAGTTCCCTACTCTCACATGGGGAGACCCCACACTACCATCGGCGCTACGGCGTTTCACTTCTGAGTTCGGCATGGGGTCAGGTGGGACCACCGCGCTAAAGCCGCCAGGCAAATTCTGTTAATCTGTATCAGGCTGAAAATCGTGTCTCTCTTCGCCAAAACACCTTCGGCGTTGTAAGGTTAAGCCTCACGGTTCATTAGTATCGGTTAGCTCAACGCATCGCTGCGCTTACACACCCGACCTATCAACGTCGTAGTCTTCAACGTTCCTTCAGGACCCTTAAAGGGTCAGGGAGAACTCATCTCGGGGCAAGTTTCGTGCTTAGATGCTTTCAGCACTTATCTTTTCCGCATTTAGCTACCGGGCAGTGCCATTGGCATGACAACCCGAACACCAGTGATGCGTCCACTCCGGTCCTCTCGTACTAGGAGCAGCCCCCCTCAATTCTCCAGCGCCCACGGCAGATAGGGACCGAACTGTCTCACGACGTTCTAAACCCAGCTCGCGTACCACTTTAAATGGCGAACAGCCATACCCTTGGGACCTACTTCAGCCCCAGGATGTGATGAGCCGACATCGAGGTGCCAAACACCGCCGTCGATATGAACTCTTGGGCGGTATCAGCCTGTTATCCCCGGAGTACCTTTTATCCGTTGAGCGATGGCCCTTCCATTCAGAACCACCGGATCACTATGACCTGCTTTCGCACCTGCTCGAGCCGTCACTCTCGCAGTCAAGCTAGCTTATGCCATTGCACTAACCTCCTGATGTCCGACCAGGATTAGCTAACCTTCGTGCTCCTCCGTTACTCTTTGGGAGGAGACCGCCCCAGTCAAACTACCCACCAGACACTGTCCGCAACCCGGATTACGGGTCTACGTTAGAACACCAGCCATTAAAGGGTGGTATTTCAAGGGCGGCTCCACGCAGACTGGCGTCCACGCTTCAAAGCCTCCCACCTATCCTACACATCAAGGACCAGTGTTCAGTGTCAAGCTATAGTAAAGGTTCACGGGGTCTTTCCGTCTTGCCGCGGGTACACTGCATCTTCACAGCGAGTTCAATTTCACTGAGTCTCGGGTGGAGACAGCCTGGCCATCATTACGCCATTCGTGCAGGTCGGAACTTACCCGACAAGGAATTTCGCTACCTTAGGACCGTTATAGTTACGGCCGCCGTTTACCGGGGCTTCGATCAAGAGCTTCGCGTTACCGCTAACCCCATCAATTAACCTTCCGGCACCGGGCAGGCGTCACACCGTATACGTCCACTTTCGTGTTTGCACAGTGCTGTGTTTTTAATAAACAGTTGCAGCCAGCTGGTATCTTCGACTGATTTCAGCTCCACCCGCAGGGGCTTCACCTACATATCAGCGTGCCTTCTCCCGAAGTTACGGCACCATTTTGCCTAGTTCCTTCACCCGAGTTCTCTCAAGCGCCTTGGTATTCTCTACCTGACCACCTGTGTCGGTTTGGGGTACGATTTCGTGTTACCTGATGCTTAGAGGCTTTTCCTGGAAGCAGGGCATTTGTTACTTCAGCACCGTAGTGCCTCGTCATCACACCTCAGCGTTAAAAAGGTACCGGATTTACCTGGAACCTCCGCCTACATGCTTAAACCGGGACAACCGTCGCCCGGCTAACATAGCCTTCTCCGTCCCCCCTTCGCAGTAACACCAAGTACAGGAATATTAACCTGTTTCCCATCGACTACGCCTTTCGGCCTCGCCTTAGGGGTCGACTCACCCTGCCCCGATTAACGTTGGACAGGAACCCTTGGTCTTCCGGCGAGCGGGCTTTTCACCCGCTTTATCGTTACTTATGTCAGCATTCGCACTTCTGATACCTCCAGCAACCCTCACAGGCCACCTTCAACGGCTTACAGAACGCTCCCCTACCCAACAACGCATAAGCGTCGCTGCCGCAGCTTCGGTGCATGGTTTAGCCCCGTTACATCTTCCGCGCAGGCCGACTCGACCAGTGAGCTATTACGCTTTCTTTAAATGATGGCTGCTTCTAAGCCAACATCCTGGCTGTCTGTGCCTTCCCACATCGTTTCCCACTTAACCATGACTTTGGGACCTTAGCTGGCGGTCTGGGTTGTTTCCCTCTTCACGACGGACGTTAGCACCCGCCGTGTGTCTCCCGTGATAACATTCTTCGGTATTCGTAGTTTGCATCGGGTTGGTAAGCCGGGATGGCCCCCTAGCCGAAACAGTGCTCTACCCCCGAAGATGAGTTCACGAGGCGCTACCTAAATAGCTTTCGGGGAGAACCAGCTATCTCCCGGTTTGATTGGCCTTTCACCCCCAGCCACAAGTCATCCGCTAATTTTTCAACATTAGTCGGTTCGGTCCTCCAGTTAGTGTTACCCAACCTTCAACCTGCCCATGGCTAGATCACCGGGTTTCGGGTCTATACCCTGCAACTTAACGCCCAGTTAAGACTCGGTTTCCCTTCGGCTCCCCTATACGGTTAACCTTGCTACAGAATATAAGTCGCTGACCCATTATACAAAAGGTACGCAGTCACACCACGAAGGTGCTCCCACTGCTTGTACGTACACGGTTTCAGGTTCTTTTTCACTCCCCTCGCCGGGGTTCTTTTCGCCTTTCCCTCACGGTACTGGTTCACTATCGGTCAGTCAGGAGTATTTAGCCTTGGAGGATGGTCCCCCCATATTCAGACAGGATACCACGTGTCCCGCCCTACTCTTCGAGTTCACAGCCTGTGTGCTTTCGTGTACGGGACTGTCACCCTGTACCGTGCGACTTTCCAGACGCTTCCACTAACACACAAGCTGATTCAGACTCTGGGCTGCTCCCCGTTCGCTCGCCGCTACTGGGGGAATCTCGGTTGATTTCTTTTCCTCGGGGTACTTAGATGTTTCAGTTCCCCCGGTTCGCCTCGTTAACCTATGTATTCAGTTAACGATAGTGCAACGAATTGCACTGGGTTTCCCCATTCGGACATCGCCGGGTCAAAGGTTCATATCACCTCGCCGGCGCTTTTCGCAGATTAGCACGTCCTTCATCGCCTCTGACTGCCAGGGCATCCACCGTGTACGCTTAGTCGCTTAACCTCACAACCCGAAGATGTTTCACTTCTGATTGCGAAAATTTGAGAGACTCGAACACACATAACATGTGTGTCGTTTCAATTTTCAGCTTGATCCAGATTTTTAAAGAGCAAAACTTCGCAGTGCACCTTTTCAGGTTCACTCTGAAGTTTTCTTGGGTTCGCAGTAAAAGATGGTGGAGCTATGCGGGATCGAACCGCAGACCTCCTGCGTGCAAAGCAGGCGCTCTCCCAGCTGAGCTATAGCCCCATCGTTTGCAATCTCTGTACCGCTCATCCTTTAAAAGGAGTCTGGTAGGCCTGAGTGGACTTGAACCACCGACCTCACCCTTATCAGGGGTGCGCTCTAACCACCTGAGCTACAAGCCTGCAGAGATTTTTACTGCTGTTTTTCATCAGACAATCTGTGTGAGCACTACAAAGGCAGGTTCTTTAAGGTAAGGAGGTGATCCAACCGCAGGTTCCCCTACGGTTACCTTGTTACGACTTCACCCCAGTCATGAATCACAAAGTGGTAAGCGCCCTCCCGAAGGTTAAGCTACCTACTTCTTTTGCAACCCACTCCCATGGTGTGACGGGCGGTGTGTACAAGGCCCGGGAACGTATTCACCGTAGCATTCTGATCTACGATTACTAGCGATTCCGACTTCATGGAGTCGAGTTGCAGACTCCAATCCGGACTACGACGCACTTTATGAGGTCCGCTTGCTCTCGCGAGGTCGCTTCTCTTTGTATGCGCCATTGTAGCACGTGTGTAGCCCTACTCGTAAGGGCCATGATGACTTGACGTCATCCCCACCTTCCTCCAGTTTATCACTGGCAGTCTCCTTTGAGTTCCCGGCCGGACCGCTGGCAACAAAGGATAAGGGTTGCGCTCGTTGCGGGACTTAACCCAACATTTCACAACACGAGCTGACGACAGCCATGCAGCACCTGTCTCAGAGTTCCCGAAGGCACCAAAGCATCTCTGCTAAGTTCTCTGGATGTCAAGAGTAGGTAAGGTTCTTCGCGTTGCATCGAATTAAACCACATGCTCCACCGCTTGTGCGGGCCCCCGTCAATTCATTTGAGTTTTAACCTTGCGGCCGTACTCCCCAGGCGGTCGACTTAACGCGTTAGCTCCGGAAGCCACGCCTCAAGGGCACAACCTCCAAGTCGACATCGTTTACGGCGTGGACTACCAGGGTATCTAATCCTGTTTGCTCCCCACGCTTTCGCACCTGAGCGTCAGTCTTTGTCCAGGGGGCCGCCTTCGCCACCGGTATTCCTCCAGATCTCTACGCATTTCACCGCTACACCTGGAATTCTACCCCCCTCTACAAGACTCTAGCCTGCCAGTTTCGAATGCAGTTCCCAGGTTGAGCCCGGGGATTTCACATCCGACTTGACAGACCGCCTGCGTGCGCTTTACGCCCAGTAATTCCGATTAACGCTTGCACCCTCCGTATTACCGCGGCTGCTGGCACGGAGTTAGCCGGTGCTTCTTCTGCGGGTAACGTCAATCGACAAGGTTATTAACCTTATCGCCTTCCTCCCCGCTGAAAGTACTTTACAACCCGAAGGCCTTCTTCATACACGCGGCATGGCTGCATCAGGCTTGCGCCCATTGTGCAATATTCCCCACTGCTGCCTCCCGTAGGAGTCTGGACCGTGTCTCAGTTCCAGTGTGGCTGGTCATCCTCTCAGACCAGCTAGGGATCGTCGCCTAGGTGAGCCGTTACCCCACCTACTAGCTAATCCCATCTGGGCACATCTGATGGCAAGAGGCCCGAAGGTCCCCCTCTTTGGTCTTGCGACGTTATGCGGTATTAGCTACCGTTTCCAGTAGTTATCCCCCTCCATCAGGCAGTTTCCCAGACATTACTCACCCGTCCGCCGCTCGTCACCCGGGAGCAAGCTCCCTGTGTTACCGCTCGACTTGCATGTGTTAGGCCTGCCGCCAGCGTTCAATCTGAGCCATGATCAAACTCTTCAATTTAAGTTTGATGCTCGTGAATTAAACTTCGTAATGAATTACGCATGTTCACTCAGAGACTTGGTATTCATTTTTCGTCCGAGGACGTTAAGAATCCATGTCACTTTGAGTGCCCACACAGATTGTCTGATAAATTGTTAAAGAGCAGTGCCGCTTCGCTTTTCGCTGCGGCGCGGGGTGTGCATATTACGCTTTCCCGCTTCAGAGTCAAGCGTTTATTTTCGCTTTTCTCTCCTGACCCGGCGGCGTGTGTGCCGTTGTTCCGTGTCAGTGGAGGCGCATTATAGGGAGTTATTCCGACGTGACAAGCATAAAATACAAAAAACTTTTCGTTCGCTCACTTTTCAAACTTAACGCTTATTTATGTCGCGAATCGCCCGTTAAATGTGCGATTTCCCGCGCAAAACTGGCCACCTGCGACCAGTCGGTATAAACCACTTCTTTACGCGTATCGGTTTCACCCCCGGTCATCTTCATAATCAGGCGGATCATAAAGCGGTCATACCAGCGGTAGCGAGGATAGCGCAGCGCGCCGGCAAAGACGGCGCACAGGTCTGGCTGCCACGGCGAGCCGAGTAAAAACTTGCGCGTGTAGCTGTTCGTTTGTGGCGTACGCTTCTCGGCTTTACGTGCGACCAGGTTGACCGAGTAAAACGCACCGGGCAATTTGTTGAGTACCGCCGTGTGCTTTTTCACAAAGCGATCCAGCGCCGGATGGAAATGCCCGTAACGAATTGACGCGCCAATTACCACGCGATCGTACTCCTGCCAGGCTATCTGCTCCGCACGGTTCAGGTTCACCACATCAGAGTAAATACCCAGCTCTTTTAATTCCGACGCCAGATAAGCGGCAATCTCACGCGTTTGCCCGTCTCGCGTAGAGAAAAGAATCAATGTTTTCATCAACGGCTCCTTACTCGCGCCAGAATGTAGGGGTGAACAGCACCAGCAGCGTAAAGACCTCAAGACGACCAAACAGCATATTGGCGATGAGGATCCATTTCGCGACCGGGTTCATGCTGGCAAAGTTATCCGCCACAACGCCCAGGCCGGGCCCGAGGTTATTCAATGTTGCTACGACGGACGCAAAGGCGGAGAAATCATCCACCCCCGTCGCGATAATCGCCAGCATGCTGACGATAAAGACCAGCGCATACGCCGAGAAGAATCCCCACACCGCTTCGAGGATACGTTCCGGCAGCGCGCGGTTCCCCAGCTTAATGCTGTAAACCGCGTTAGGGTGGACCAGGCGCTTCAGCTCACGGTTCCCCTGCTTAAACAGCAGCAGAATACGAATCACCTTCAGACCGCCGCCCGTAGACCCCGCACAGCCCCCGATAAATGCCGAGCATAACAGCAGCACCGGCAGGAACAGCGGCCAGCGCGCGATGCTATCCGTGGTAAACCCGGCGGTCGTCGCCATCGATACCACCTGGAAGAACGCCTGATTTAGCGTAGTCAGCGCGGAGTTGTAAACATTATGGAACCACAGCACCAGGGTACAGATGATCACCAGCGTCAGCTGGACGCCAATGAACATGCGGAACTCTGGGTCACGCCAGTACACCTTCAGGCTGCGCCCGCTCAGTAAAGAGAAGTGCAGACCGTAGTTACAGCCTGAAATCAGCAGGAAAATGGCAATGATGGTGTTAATCGTTGGGCTGTCGAAGTATCCGACGCTGGCATCGTGGGTGGAAAACCCGCCGATAGCAATCGTCGCAAAGCTGTGTCCGATGGCGTCGAAAGCCGGCATCCCGGCAAACCATAGCGCCAGCGCACAGGCCACCGTCAGTAATACATAGATAAGCCAGAGGGTTTTCGCCGTCTCGGCAATACGCGGACGCATCTTGTTATCTTTCAGCGGCCCGGGCATTTCGGCGCGATAAAGCTGCATGCCGCCAACGCCCAGAATAGGAAGAATAGCCACTGCCAGGACGATGATCCCCATCCCCCCGAACCACTGCAGCATCTGACGATAAAAGAGAATGGCGTGCGGGAGTGAATCCAGCCCCACCAGCGTCGTCGCCCCGGTGGTTGTTAAACCGGAGAACGATTCAAAAAAGGCATCCGTGATGCTCAGGTTAGGCTGTTCAGAGAAGATGAAGGGCAGCGAACCAACGCTTCCCAGCACCGTCCAGAACAGGACCACAATCAGAAATCCTTCGCGAGATTTCAGCTCACCTTTCTGACGACGGTTTGGCCACCACAGCAGCGAGCCGATCGCCAGCGCGACAAAGAAGGTCTGGGTAAATGCCCGTCCCGCGCCGTCCCGATAGATAAGCGCCACCAGTCCTGGGAGAATCATCGTCCCGGAAAAGAGTATGACCAGCAGTCCAACGATTCGGGTTATGGCACGAAAATGCATCTCTGCCGCTTCCTTTGGTATTCATAAAAGTGAGGTGGGGATTATTCTTCAATCGGCAGCAATTGCAACGAACCACGACTAAAATCAGCCAGTTTTGCTGAAAAAGCAGCCAGCTCCGCCTGCGGAAGCGCCACGCGTAATTGCACCATTGCCTGATATTCACTGTGCGCGATGACGCCGTTAAACTGTTTGAGCAGCGTTTCAATGCCCGATAGCTGAGCGTAATCGCACAACAAAGTATATTCGGTGAGCGGCGTTTTGCGGATAGTTGTGAGCATATTCAGTGCCTGCTGAACTCCGCCGCCATAGGCTTTTACCAGCCCACCCGTGCCCAACAGGATGCCGCCGTAGTAGCGCACCACCACGGCGGTAATTTCACCCACGCCGCTGCCCATCAGCTGCGAAAGCATGGGTTTACCGGCCGTGCCCGCCGGTTCACCGTCGTCGGAAAACCCCAGCTGTTGTGAATCGTCCGGCGGCCCTGCCACCCACGCCACACAGTGGTGACGCGCGTCAGGATGCTCAGCCCGAACGGATTCGACAAACGCCTTTGCCGCCTCTACGCCGTCGGTATGCGCCAGCAGCGTAATAAAGCGGCTTTTCTTGATTTCCTCAACAAAGGTGACCGGTTCAGCCGGTATCAGCCAGCTTTCCATCAGGCCAGCTTCAGGTCTCGCGTCATATTCTCAATACCGTTTTCGTGAACCACCACGTTATCTTCGATGCGAATACCGCCAAACGGCTTCAGCGCGTCAATTTTTTCCCAGTTGAAGTGCTTGCTGAACTGCCCTTCACGCCACGGCGCCAGCAGGGATTCGATAAAGTAGATCCCCGGTTCAATCGTCAGCACCATACGCGGCTCCAGAATACGGGTGCAGCGCAGGTAAGGATATTTAGACGGTGCCGCCAGGTGCGTGCCGGTGTCATCCTGCATAAAGCCCGCAACGTCGTGAACCTGCAGGCCCAGCGGGTGGCCGATACCGTGCGGCATAAATGGCCCGGTCAGATCGTTTTCGACCATCGCCTCTTCGCTCATGTCTTTCACAATCTGATGCTTACGCAGCAGTTTAGCGATGCGCTGATGGAACTGGATGTGATAATCCACATAGCTGGTTCCCGCCTTCATGGTGGCAATCAGCGCCAGCTGTTCATCGTTCACGTCTTTAATCAGCTGCGCGAAATCGGTATCCGCATTCGCCGCCCAGGTACGGGTCAGGTCGGCCGCGTAACCGTTGTACTCGGCGCCTGCGTCAAGCAGGAAGCTGCGCATCTCCGACGGAACGTGGTGATCCAGTTTGGTGTAGTGAAGCACGGACGCGTGCTCGTTCAGCGCGACGATATTGCTGTACGGCACGTCGGTATCACGGTGGCCCGTCGCGGTCAGATAGGCCTGATTGATGTCGAACTCGCTCATCCCCGACTGGAACGCTTCATGCGCGGCACGGTGACCGTTCACCGCCGTTTTTTGCGCTTCACGCATGCAGTAAAGTTCGTAGTCGGTTTTATACGCGCGATAATAGTGCAGGTAATCCAGCACGCCTTTCGGATTGAGTTTGTCTGCCGGAATATCCAGACCCAGCGCGCGCTCCGGAACAGGGCCAATATAGGCGATGTTGCCCCGCGCGGCAGGCAGCTGGCTGCCAATGCCGTCCGCTTTCGGCAGTGCAATCACATCAATCTCTTCCGTCCAGAAAGAGGTCGGCAGCGGCTCTACGTTGTGCCAGTAATCGACCGGCAGGTAGAACCACAGCTTCGGCTTGTTCACGCCATCCACCAGCAGCCAGCAATTTGGAACCTGAGTCACCGGCACCCAGGCTTTAAACTGCGGGTTCACCTTAAACGGATAAGCGTGGTCATCCAGAAAGGTATTCATCAGCTCGCCGGAGTGGATCAGCAGCGCATCCAGCTTAAAGCGGGCCAGTACATCGCGGGTACGTTCCTGTAGGGTAACGATATGATTTTTATAAAGCGAAGCCAGTGAGTCCATCATTCTTCCTTTCGTTTTTTTGACCTCAAGTCATCGCATCTTAGCACACCTCACTCCGGCTGCGTGATTTCCACCGACCGTGATCAATGCAGCAATTTCTTAATGAGTAATTTGCATTTTATTAACATAAATCCCACACTCCGATTCATCTGGTATGACCAGATCCAATTGCTGGATTCAGGAGACTGACATGCTCTACAAAGGCGACACCCTGTACCTCAACTGGCTGGAAGATGGCATTGCCGAACTGGTGTTCGATGCCCCCGGCTCAGTGAACAAGCTTGATACCGCGACGGTGGCCAGTCTTGGCCAGGCGCTGGATGTTCTTGAAAAACAACCTGAATTAAAAGGGCTGCTGCTGCGTTCGAACAAAGCGGCCTTTATCGTCGGTGCCGATATCACCGAGTTTCTTTCGCTGTTCCTGGTCCCGGAAGAACAGCTGAGCCAGTGGCTGCACTTTGCCAACAGCGTCTTTAATCGTCTGGAAGATCTGCCTGTCCCGACCATTTCCGCCGTTAACGGCTACGCGCTGGGCGGCGGCTGCGAATGCGTACTCGCGACCGACTACCGTCTGGCGACACCGGACCTGCGCATCGGCCTGCCGGAAACCAGGCTGGGCATCATGCCGGGCTTTGGCGGCTCCGTCCGTATGCCGCGCATGCTCGGTGCCGACAGCGCGCTGGAAATCATTGCGGCAGGTAAAGATGTTGGTGCAGAACAGGCTCAGAAAATCGGCCTGGTCGACGGCGTCGTGAAGCCTGAGAAACTGGTTGAAGGCGCACTCGCCATTCTGCGTCAGGCCATTAACGGCGATCTCGACTGGAAAGCCAAACGCCAGCCGAAGCTGGAGCCGTTAAAACTCAGCAAGATTGAAGCCACCATGAGCTTCACCATCGCCAAAGGCATGGTGATGCAGACGGCGGGTAAACACTACCCGGCGCCGATCACGGCGGTGAAAACCATTGAAGCGGCTGCTCGTCTCGGACGCGATGAAGCGCTGAAGCTCGAAAATCAAAGCTTTGTCCCGCTGGCGCACACCAATGAAGCTCGCGCGCTGGTCGGTATCTTCCTCAACGATCAGTTTGTGAAGGGTAAAGCCAAGCAGCTGACCAAAAACGTTGAGACGCCAAAACATGCGGCGGTACTCGGCGCGGGCATTATGGGTGGCGGCATCGCTTACCAGTCGGCCTGGAAAGGCGTGCCGGTAGTGATGAAAGACATCAGCGAGAAATCCCTGACGCTGGGCATGACCGAAGCGGCCAAGCTGCTGAATAAACAGCTGGAGCGCGGAAAAATTGACGGGCTGAAGCTTGCAGGTGTGATCTCCACCATTCAGCCCGTGCTGGAATACAGCGGTTTCGACCGTGTGGACGTAGTAGTCGAAGCCGTCGTCGAGAACCCGAAAGTCAAAAAAGCGGTGCTGGCAGAAACGGAAGATAAAGTTCGTCCTGAGACCGTGCTGGCCTCTAACACCTCCACCATTCCAATCAGCGAACTGGCGAGCGTGCTGAAGCGTCCGGAAAACTTCTGCGGGATGCACTTCTTCAACCCGGTACACCGTATGCCGCTGGTCGAAGTGATCCGCGGGGAAAAAACCTCTGACGAAACCATCGCTAAAGTGGTGGCATGGGCGAGCAAGATGGGCAAAACGCCGATCGTTGTTAACGACTGCCCGGGCTTCTTCGTCAACCGCGTGCTGTTCCCTTACTTCGCCGGCTTCAGCCAGCTGCTGCGCGACGGTGCGGACTTCCGCAAAATCGACAAAGTAATGGAGAAACAGTTCGGCTGGCCGATGGGCCCGGCGTATCTGCTGGATGTGGTCGGCATTGATACCGCCCACCATGCTCAGGCGGTGATGGCGGCAGGCTTCCCGCAGCGTATGCAGAAAGATTATCGCGACGCCATTGACGCTTTGTTCGATGCTAACCGCTTCGGCCAGAAAAACGGCCTGGGCTTCTGGCGCTATAAAGAAGACAGCAAAGGCAAACCGAAGAAAGAAGAAGATGCCGCGGTGGATGGCCTGCTGGCCGACGTCAGCCAGCCAAAACGTGACTTCACCGACGATGAAATCATCGCCCGCATGATGATCCCGATGATCAACGAAGTGGTGCGTTGCCTTGAAGAAGGCATCATCGCCAGCCCGGCAGAGGCCGACATGGCGCTGGTGTACGGCCTGGGCTTCCCTCCGTTCCACGGCGGCGCGTTCCGCTGGCTGGACACGCTCGGCAGCGCCCGCTATCTCGATATGGCTCAGCAGTATCAGCACCTCGGCCCGCTTTATGAGGTGCCGGAAGGGCTGCGTAACAAAGCGCGCCATAACGAACCCTACTATCCAGCAGTTGAGCCAGCCCGTCCGGTTGGCGAGCTGAAAACGGCTTAAGGAGTCACAATGGAAAAGGTTGTCATTGTTGATGCGATTCGCACCCCGATGGGCCGTTCAAAAGGCGGTGCATTCCGTAACGTGCGTGCGGAAGACCTCTCCGCGCATCTGATGCGTAGCCTGCTGGCGCGTAACCCGGCGCTGGATCCTGCTGCGCTGGACGATATCTACTGGGGCTGCGTGCAGCAGACCCTGGAGCAAGGTTTCAACATCGCCCGTAACGCGTCGCTGCTGGCGGAGATCCCGCATTCGGTTCCGGCCGTCACCGTCAACCGCCTGTGCGGTTCGTCAATGCAGGCTCTGCACGACGCGGCGCGGATGATCATGACCGGTGATGCGCAGGCCTGCCTGGTGGGCGGCGTTGAGCACATGGGTCACGTGCCGATGAGCCACGGGGTCGATTTTCATCCTGGCATGAGCCGTAACGTGGCGAAAGCCGCGGGGATGATGGGCCTGACCGCCGAGATGCTCTCTCGTCTGCACGGCATCAGCCGTGAAATGCAGGATGCCTTTGCCGCACGCTCTCACGCTCGCGCATGGGCGGCGACGCAGTCCGGTGCCTTTAAGAATGAGATCATCCCGACCGGCGGCCACGACGCTGACGGCGTACTGAAGCAGTTCAGCTACGACGAAGTCATCCGCCCGGAAACCACCGTAGAAGCACTTTCTACCCTGCGCCCTGCGTTTGATCCGGTCACCGGTACGGTAACGGCAGGTACTTCGTCGGCGCTGTCCGACGGTGCCGCCGCGATGCTGGTGATGAGCGAAAGTCGTGCCCGCGATCTGGGCTTAACGCCTCGCGCTCGGGTACGTTCGATGGCGGTCGTGGGCTGCGATCCTTCAATCATGGGTTACGGCCCGGTTCCGGCCTCGAAGCTGGCGCTGAAAAAAGCGGGATTAGCCGCCAGCGACATCGACCTGTTTGAAATGAACGAAGCGTTCGCCGCGCAGATCCTGCCGTGTATTAAGGATCTGGGGCTAATGGAGCAGATCGACGAGAAGATTAACCTCAACGGCGGCGCGATCGCCCTCGGTCACCCGCTGGGCTGCTCCGGGGCGCGTATCAGCACGACGC from Enterobacter dykesii encodes the following:
- the murB gene encoding UDP-N-acetylmuramate dehydrogenase, giving the protein MNHSLKPWNTFGIQRNANQIVRADTAQQLLDAWQSATENNEPVLILGEGSNVLFLDDFAGTVIVNRIMGIDVEERADSWHLHVGAGENWHQLVQFTLEKGMPGLENLALIPGCAGSSPIQNIGAYGLELKHVCEYVDCIELATGTAKRLTAEQCRFGYRDSIFKHEYQDRYVIVAVGLRLSKNWQPVLTYGDLTRLDPATVTARDVFDSVCHMRMTKLPDPKVNGNAGSFFKNPVISSENAKVFLEGWPAAPHYPQADGSVKLAAGWLIDQCQLKGISVGGAAVHQQQALVLINQCDATSDDVVQLAHYVRQRVGEKFNVWLEPEVRFIGCTGEVNAVEAIA
- the hemG gene encoding menaquinone-dependent protoporphyrinogen IX dehydrogenase, which translates into the protein MKTLILFSTRDGQTREIAAYLASELKELGIYSDVVNLNRAEQIAWQEYDRVVIGASIRYGHFHPALDRFVKKHTAVLNKLPGAFYSVNLVARKAEKRTPQTNSYTRKFLLGSPWQPDLCAVFAGALRYPRYRWYDRFMIRLIMKMTGGETDTRKEVVYTDWSQVASFAREIAHLTGDSRHK
- the trkH gene encoding Trk system potassium transporter TrkH, whose product is MHFRAITRIVGLLVILFSGTMILPGLVALIYRDGAGRAFTQTFFVALAIGSLLWWPNRRQKGELKSREGFLIVVLFWTVLGSVGSLPFIFSEQPNLSITDAFFESFSGLTTTGATTLVGLDSLPHAILFYRQMLQWFGGMGIIVLAVAILPILGVGGMQLYRAEMPGPLKDNKMRPRIAETAKTLWLIYVLLTVACALALWFAGMPAFDAIGHSFATIAIGGFSTHDASVGYFDSPTINTIIAIFLLISGCNYGLHFSLLSGRSLKVYWRDPEFRMFIGVQLTLVIICTLVLWFHNVYNSALTTLNQAFFQVVSMATTAGFTTDSIARWPLFLPVLLLCSAFIGGCAGSTGGGLKVIRILLLFKQGNRELKRLVHPNAVYSIKLGNRALPERILEAVWGFFSAYALVFIVSMLAIIATGVDDFSAFASVVATLNNLGPGLGVVADNFASMNPVAKWILIANMLFGRLEVFTLLVLFTPTFWRE
- a CDS encoding IMPACT family protein, whose translation is MESWLIPAEPVTFVEEIKKSRFITLLAHTDGVEAAKAFVESVRAEHPDARHHCVAWVAGPPDDSQQLGFSDDGEPAGTAGKPMLSQLMGSGVGEITAVVVRYYGGILLGTGGLVKAYGGGVQQALNMLTTIRKTPLTEYTLLCDYAQLSGIETLLKQFNGVIAHSEYQAMVQLRVALPQAELAAFSAKLADFSRGSLQLLPIEE
- the pepQ gene encoding Xaa-Pro dipeptidase, whose product is MDSLASLYKNHIVTLQERTRDVLARFKLDALLIHSGELMNTFLDDHAYPFKVNPQFKAWVPVTQVPNCWLLVDGVNKPKLWFYLPVDYWHNVEPLPTSFWTEEIDVIALPKADGIGSQLPAARGNIAYIGPVPERALGLDIPADKLNPKGVLDYLHYYRAYKTDYELYCMREAQKTAVNGHRAAHEAFQSGMSEFDINQAYLTATGHRDTDVPYSNIVALNEHASVLHYTKLDHHVPSEMRSFLLDAGAEYNGYAADLTRTWAANADTDFAQLIKDVNDEQLALIATMKAGTSYVDYHIQFHQRIAKLLRKHQIVKDMSEEAMVENDLTGPFMPHGIGHPLGLQVHDVAGFMQDDTGTHLAAPSKYPYLRCTRILEPRMVLTIEPGIYFIESLLAPWREGQFSKHFNWEKIDALKPFGGIRIEDNVVVHENGIENMTRDLKLA